Proteins encoded in a region of the Halodesulfovibrio marinisediminis DSM 17456 genome:
- the leuS gene encoding leucine--tRNA ligase, with protein MKYDPQAIETKWQETWATNGDFHTDHTSDKPKHYVLEMFPYPSGNIHMGHVRNYSLGDVVARFMRMKGKNVMHPMGWDAFGLPAENAAIKNNIHPAKWTHSNIDNMRSQLSRLGYSFDWRRELATCDKEYYRWEQLFFLKFLEKGLLYRKRQAQNWCPTCNTVLANEQVEDGLCWRCDTVVEQRDLAQWFLKITDYAEELLADLEKLKGGWPDRVISMQENWIGKSVGAEIEFKVEDSEEVIPVFTTRPDTAFGVSFMSLAPEHPMVEKLIEGKEQADDVRAFVKRITNMDRIERTSDNLEKEGIFTGAYCINPLNGTKVPVYVANFVLVDYGTGAVMAVPAHDQRDFEFARKYDLPINVVIQPEDEKLDPTTMTEAYTAPGVMVNSGDFSGLTNEEGKDKVAVWLQENTCGKKTINYRLRDWNISRQRYWGAPIPVVYCDECGIVPEKEENLPIELPLNVQTHQDGRSPLPDTPEFINCTCPKCGKPARRETDTMDTFVESSWYFARYTDAQNHEAPFTPEALNYWAPVDQYIGGVEHAILHLLYARFFTKALRDCDYLDFDEPFSNLLTQGMVLMDGSKMSKSKGNVVDPTDMIARYGADTVRLFCLFAAPPERDFEWSESGIDGSFRFVNRIWRLIEELEGELLTAAPCSSTADDCTCKEAKNIRLKEHETVKKAGDDIEQRFQFNTAIAAVMELVNELYLAKDALKGDEKGRKVLSSAISTVINLMSPFTPHLCEEIWEMLGHTDRLVHAQWPTYSEEAMVKDVLTVVVQVNGKVRARLEVPAAASKDEVEELAKNDANVLKHIEGKTIRKVIVVPGKLVNIVAN; from the coding sequence ATGAAATATGATCCACAAGCCATAGAAACTAAGTGGCAGGAAACTTGGGCTACCAACGGCGATTTCCACACCGATCACACATCGGACAAACCTAAACACTATGTTCTGGAAATGTTCCCGTACCCTTCCGGCAACATTCACATGGGTCATGTTCGCAACTACTCCCTAGGTGACGTTGTAGCACGTTTCATGCGTATGAAAGGCAAAAACGTTATGCATCCTATGGGCTGGGATGCTTTCGGTCTTCCTGCAGAAAACGCAGCTATCAAAAACAACATTCACCCAGCAAAGTGGACTCATTCCAACATCGACAACATGCGTAGCCAGCTTTCCCGCCTCGGTTACTCTTTCGACTGGCGTCGTGAACTCGCTACCTGCGATAAAGAATACTACCGCTGGGAACAGTTGTTCTTCCTCAAGTTTCTTGAAAAAGGTCTGCTCTATCGTAAACGTCAGGCTCAGAACTGGTGTCCAACCTGTAACACCGTTCTTGCTAACGAACAGGTAGAAGACGGTCTTTGCTGGCGTTGCGACACTGTTGTAGAACAGCGCGACCTTGCACAGTGGTTCCTTAAAATTACTGACTACGCAGAAGAACTTCTTGCTGACCTTGAAAAACTCAAAGGCGGCTGGCCTGATCGTGTTATCTCCATGCAGGAGAACTGGATCGGCAAATCTGTCGGTGCAGAAATTGAGTTCAAAGTAGAAGACTCCGAAGAAGTTATTCCTGTATTCACCACCCGTCCTGACACTGCATTCGGCGTATCTTTCATGAGCCTCGCACCAGAACACCCAATGGTGGAAAAACTCATCGAAGGTAAAGAACAGGCTGATGATGTACGCGCTTTCGTAAAACGCATCACAAACATGGACCGCATCGAGCGCACTTCTGACAACCTCGAAAAAGAAGGTATCTTCACCGGCGCATACTGCATCAACCCTCTGAACGGTACCAAGGTTCCTGTTTACGTAGCAAACTTTGTTCTCGTTGATTACGGTACAGGCGCTGTTATGGCAGTACCTGCACACGACCAGCGTGACTTCGAATTCGCTCGCAAATATGACCTGCCAATCAATGTAGTTATTCAGCCTGAAGATGAAAAGCTTGACCCTACTACCATGACTGAAGCGTATACCGCTCCTGGCGTTATGGTAAACTCCGGCGATTTCTCTGGCCTGACCAACGAAGAAGGCAAAGACAAGGTTGCAGTATGGTTGCAGGAAAATACCTGCGGTAAAAAGACCATCAACTACCGTCTTCGCGACTGGAACATTTCCCGCCAGCGCTACTGGGGTGCTCCAATCCCTGTGGTTTACTGTGATGAATGTGGCATCGTTCCAGAAAAAGAAGAAAACCTTCCTATCGAACTGCCACTGAACGTTCAGACTCATCAGGACGGTCGTTCTCCGCTTCCAGATACCCCTGAATTTATCAACTGCACCTGCCCTAAATGTGGTAAGCCTGCACGCCGCGAAACAGACACCATGGATACCTTCGTTGAATCTTCATGGTACTTCGCACGCTACACAGACGCTCAGAACCACGAAGCTCCGTTTACTCCGGAAGCTCTCAACTACTGGGCACCAGTTGATCAGTACATTGGCGGTGTTGAACACGCAATTCTTCACCTGCTCTACGCACGCTTCTTTACCAAAGCTCTGCGTGACTGCGACTACTTAGACTTTGATGAACCATTCTCCAACCTGCTCACTCAGGGCATGGTACTTATGGATGGTTCCAAGATGTCCAAATCTAAAGGCAACGTAGTTGACCCAACTGATATGATTGCACGTTACGGTGCAGATACCGTTCGCCTCTTCTGTCTCTTCGCAGCACCACCAGAGCGTGATTTCGAATGGTCTGAGTCCGGCATTGACGGTTCCTTCCGCTTCGTAAACCGCATCTGGCGTCTCATTGAAGAACTCGAAGGCGAACTCCTTACAGCTGCTCCTTGTTCTTCCACTGCTGACGACTGCACTTGCAAAGAAGCAAAGAATATTCGTCTCAAAGAGCACGAGACCGTTAAAAAGGCTGGCGACGATATCGAGCAGCGCTTCCAATTCAACACCGCGATTGCAGCAGTCATGGAGCTGGTTAACGAACTCTACCTCGCTAAAGACGCACTCAAAGGCGACGAAAAAGGCCGCAAGGTTCTTTCTTCCGCAATCAGCACCGTTATCAACCTCATGTCCCCGTTCACTCCACACCTTTGTGAAGAAATCTGGGAAATGCTTGGTCACACTGATCGCCTCGTACACGCTCAGTGGCCAACCTACAGCGAAGAAGCAATGGTTAAAGACGTGCTCACCGTTGTAGTACAGGTAAACGGTAAAGTTCGTGCTCGCCTCGAAGTACCTGCTGCTGCAAGCAAAGATGAAGTAGAAGAACTTGCTAAAAACGACGCAAACGTTCTCAAGCACATCGAAGGAAAGACCATCCGTAAAGTGATCGTTGTTCCTGGCAAGCTTGTTAACATCGTAGCAAA
- the nusB gene encoding transcription antitermination factor NusB, protein MATKAKKTPRKLARAQAFQFLYGLNFSPAMTIEALQEAYMTSPDNADKPEAQCQPEGFTWELIEGVWSNYRALDDVIAQFSRHWKVDRIGKIEITLLRLAVFEMLYRDDIPPKVAINEAIELAKQFGDDRSRPFVNGLLDAAAKALEEGKLEVKY, encoded by the coding sequence AGCAAAAAAAACACCACGTAAGTTGGCACGTGCACAAGCATTCCAGTTTCTGTACGGCTTAAACTTTTCTCCGGCTATGACCATTGAAGCACTGCAGGAAGCATACATGACTTCTCCTGACAATGCGGATAAGCCGGAAGCCCAGTGTCAGCCTGAAGGCTTCACTTGGGAGCTTATCGAAGGCGTGTGGAGTAACTACCGCGCTCTCGATGATGTGATCGCTCAGTTCTCCCGCCACTGGAAAGTGGATCGCATCGGTAAAATTGAGATCACCCTGCTCCGTCTTGCAGTTTTTGAAATGCTCTACCGTGATGACATTCCACCAAAAGTTGCAATCAACGAAGCTATCGAACTTGCAAAGCAGTTTGGTGACGACCGTTCCCGTCCATTCGTTAACGGTCTACTAGACGCTGCTGCAAAAGCTCTGGAAGAAGGCAAACTGGAAGTTAAGTATTAA